The window TGTCAAACTCATTAAGGGACATAATTTTTTTATTCAGCTCGACTATTTTTAACAGTTTGGATCGTTTTCCGATTTTTCATTTGAATTCTACCTACTTGCTAAAAGTATAGTACCCGATTTCACATTTAGGGCGGGGAAGCTTGGACATACGTTGGGAAGAAATTTTAGAAGAAATATCGAAACAGATACCTCCCAAGTACTTTTCCAATTTCATTGCACCACTTCGATTTGATAAGTGGGAGAACCAAGTGGTTCACTTAATGGCTCCATCGGGTGGAATCAAACGCCATGTGGAAACCAAATACATCGGTTTCATTGAAGATGCGGTTTACCAAGTCGTAGGGGATCGTTTCAAAGTATCCATTCTGACTGAATCGGAAACATCATCACATGTTTTAAAAGAAGTCATCCAATCGAAGTTTGATGATTCAGACTCAGATCTCAATCCAGAATATATCTTTAGCAATTATATCACTTCTGATTCCAACCGAATTGCGTTCACAGCAGCCAAATCAGTGGTGGAACAACCTGGTAAGTACAATCCTTTGTATTTGTTTGGACCCGTTGGTGTGGGCAAAACACATCTTCTTCATTCCATAGGTAACGAGATCAAAAAAAAAGATCCATGGAAAACAGTTCGTTATGTCAATAGTACATCTTTTTTGAATGAGTTTATTTTTACCGTAAGACAAAACAATCGTGAGTCTCTCGAATCTTTTAAAATCCGTTACCAGTCTTATAATGTTTTACTCTTTGATGACATTCAGTTTTTAAATGGTGGTGCCGAAAAAACCCAGGAAGAGTTTTTTGCTCTTTTTAATTTTTTGTACGATCGCAAACGCCAAATCGTCATCGCATCGGATCGCCCAAGTTATGAACTCCCACTCCATGACCGACTCAAATCTCGGTTTGTACATGGTTTGCAAGCAGATATCAAATCGCATGATTTGGAACTACGAAAATCATTACTCAAATCCAATTTCTCTGAATTCAATATCCCTGCCAGTGACAATTTACTCCATTGGCTCGCCGAACGATTAGAAGGTGATTCAAGAGCCCTCATTGGGATTGTAAACGATTTGGTAATGTACAAAAAAGCCTATGAGTATTTCCTACTCACGGAAGACAAAATCAAAGAGATTGCCGAAGCACGTTTCCTCACGAATAAAAAACGAATTGGATTCAGTCCTGATATGGTAATCGATTTGGTCTGTGAACGGACGAATGTGGCGAGAAAGGATTTACTAGGAAAAAGCCGCAAAGCCGATTTCATCCCTCCGCGACACCTTTGTATGTTACTGTTACACGATGTCTTGAATGTTCCGAAAGCCCAAATCGGAAGGATTTTTTCGACGACACATTCGACTGTGATCCATGGGATCGATAAATTTAAAGAGCGGATGAAATCGGAAGCACAATGGGAAGATCTTTTCCACACCATCAAACACAAGATTAGCTTTCAATAATCTGTTACTAAGACCAAGATAGACTGTCAATAAACTGTCGATAGGACATAGTCACGGGTTATGGTTCCAATATTGACGAGTAAACTGTTCAAAGGGACATAAATATTCACACTTGCCAAATGGAAAAAACCTGACATAATTCAATAAAAATTGAACTTTCCGGGCTTTATCAACATACTGACAGAACCAACGGAAACGACATAATATATATAAAGATATATAATATTAATAAGAAGAAGAGGAAAAATGAAATTCACTGTCAATACTACAGAATTCCTAAAAGCAAT of the Leptospira biflexa serovar Patoc strain 'Patoc 1 (Paris)' genome contains:
- the dnaA gene encoding chromosomal replication initiator protein DnaA, which produces MDIRWEEILEEISKQIPPKYFSNFIAPLRFDKWENQVVHLMAPSGGIKRHVETKYIGFIEDAVYQVVGDRFKVSILTESETSSHVLKEVIQSKFDDSDSDLNPEYIFSNYITSDSNRIAFTAAKSVVEQPGKYNPLYLFGPVGVGKTHLLHSIGNEIKKKDPWKTVRYVNSTSFLNEFIFTVRQNNRESLESFKIRYQSYNVLLFDDIQFLNGGAEKTQEEFFALFNFLYDRKRQIVIASDRPSYELPLHDRLKSRFVHGLQADIKSHDLELRKSLLKSNFSEFNIPASDNLLHWLAERLEGDSRALIGIVNDLVMYKKAYEYFLLTEDKIKEIAEARFLTNKKRIGFSPDMVIDLVCERTNVARKDLLGKSRKADFIPPRHLCMLLLHDVLNVPKAQIGRIFSTTHSTVIHGIDKFKERMKSEAQWEDLFHTIKHKISFQ